One Parageobacillus sp. KH3-4 genomic region harbors:
- a CDS encoding YjbA family protein has translation MLYLHDVWVNWFEGEENGYNVCHFHEWRKDDQVELLDQVPLLKVSSALFNYIENSLSEIPKPLLEDVYQKAYLRKNHERIPLDYCFVVTDGCGILAVDTIGYNIPIRKSRLIPRQEQQVYEMTADHEEESYPLPVHEKAYHILSPSPEWMSGLTRKERQLKQLLFMALDQLRSTKNVAEVRYWYTEWAPHKYPDIQKMPFEEAWQRLYEETKYGWSDKHVQLCEKLIKGQPFFEKLWEMEQEPKVN, from the coding sequence GGATATAACGTGTGCCATTTCCATGAATGGCGGAAGGACGATCAAGTGGAACTGCTTGATCAAGTCCCGCTTCTCAAAGTGTCTTCTGCGCTATTTAATTATATTGAAAACAGTTTATCGGAAATTCCGAAACCGCTTCTTGAAGATGTATACCAAAAAGCATATTTACGGAAAAATCATGAGCGCATCCCGCTTGATTATTGTTTTGTCGTTACGGACGGCTGCGGTATTCTCGCTGTTGACACGATTGGCTATAACATTCCGATTCGGAAAAGCCGCCTTATTCCGAGACAAGAACAGCAAGTATACGAAATGACCGCTGACCACGAAGAGGAATCGTATCCGCTGCCAGTCCATGAAAAAGCATACCATATTTTGTCTCCCTCTCCTGAATGGATGAGCGGACTTACACGAAAGGAGCGGCAACTCAAACAACTGCTGTTTATGGCGCTCGATCAACTTCGTTCGACGAAAAACGTCGCGGAAGTGCGCTACTGGTATACGGAATGGGCGCCGCACAAATATCCGGATATTCAAAAAATGCCGTTTGAAGAGGCATGGCAACGCTTATACGAGGAGACAAAATACGGCTGGTCTGATAAACATGTGCAGTTATGCGAAAAATTAATTAAAGGGCAGCCGTTTTTTGAAAAGCTTTGGGAAATGGAACAGGAACCAAAAGTGAACTAA